Proteins co-encoded in one Flavobacterium sp. M31R6 genomic window:
- a CDS encoding thiamine pyrophosphate-dependent enzyme, with protein MNFDKKNLSNDTLLDLYKRILKPRLVEEKMLILIRQGKVSKWFSGIGQEAISVGITAALDTDEYILPMHRNLGVFTGRDIPLHRLFSQWQGKANGFTKGRDRSFHFGTQLYKIIGMISHLGPQLGVADGIALANKLQKNGKVTAVFTGEGATSEGDFHEALNIAAVWDLPVLFIIENNGYGLSTPTNEQYRCENLADKGIGYGIESHIVDGNNILEVFNLLTELKASMVENPRPILLEFKTFRMRGHEEASGTKYVPQELMDLWAAKDPVDNYRSYLYQNNILTKEHDDEIQHEIKKDIDESWAMANAEPEIVPTYEGELNDVYQPYVHEEFHPNTEVENIRFIDAISISLLQSMERHEKSVIMGQDIAEYGGAFKITDGFVAQFGKDRVRNTPICESAVVSTAMGLSINGYKAIVEMQFADFVSTGFNPIVNLLAKSHYRWLEKADVVVRMPCGGGTQAGPFHSQTNEAWFTKTPGLKVVYPAFPYDVKGLLNASINDPNPVLFFEHKQLYRSLSQDVPKDYYTIPLGKAALLKEGNDVTIISFGAAVHWALETLDKNPEIKADVLDLRTLQPLDTEAIYTSVKKTGKVIIYQEDSMFGGVASDISALIMENCFEYLDAPVKRVASLDSPIPFTKALEDQYLPKGRFETELKALLEY; from the coding sequence ATGAATTTTGATAAAAAAAATCTATCTAACGACACCTTACTAGATCTATATAAAAGAATTCTGAAACCGAGACTGGTAGAAGAAAAAATGTTAATCCTCATCAGACAGGGAAAAGTGTCCAAATGGTTTTCCGGTATAGGACAGGAAGCCATTTCTGTCGGTATTACAGCTGCTTTAGATACAGATGAATATATTTTACCAATGCACCGGAACTTAGGAGTATTTACAGGAAGAGATATTCCATTGCATCGTTTATTTTCTCAATGGCAAGGCAAAGCCAATGGTTTTACCAAAGGTAGAGACCGAAGTTTTCACTTTGGAACACAGCTTTATAAAATTATAGGAATGATTTCGCATCTGGGGCCTCAACTAGGCGTTGCCGATGGAATAGCATTAGCCAATAAATTACAGAAAAACGGAAAAGTAACAGCAGTTTTCACCGGTGAAGGAGCAACAAGTGAAGGAGATTTTCATGAAGCCTTGAATATTGCTGCAGTTTGGGATTTACCAGTTCTATTTATAATTGAAAATAATGGATACGGATTATCTACTCCAACCAACGAACAATACCGTTGCGAAAACCTTGCCGACAAAGGAATAGGCTACGGAATAGAAAGCCACATTGTTGACGGAAATAACATATTGGAAGTTTTTAATTTGTTGACCGAATTAAAAGCTTCGATGGTTGAAAATCCACGTCCAATTTTATTGGAATTCAAAACATTCAGAATGCGAGGCCATGAAGAGGCGAGTGGCACTAAATATGTTCCTCAGGAATTAATGGATTTATGGGCTGCAAAAGACCCTGTAGACAATTACAGAAGTTATTTGTACCAAAATAATATTCTTACCAAAGAACATGATGACGAAATACAACACGAAATCAAAAAAGATATCGATGAAAGTTGGGCTATGGCCAATGCCGAACCAGAAATAGTTCCTACTTACGAAGGAGAATTAAATGATGTTTATCAACCCTATGTCCATGAAGAGTTCCATCCGAATACAGAAGTAGAAAATATTCGATTTATAGATGCAATTTCCATTAGTTTACTACAATCTATGGAACGACATGAAAAATCGGTTATAATGGGACAAGATATTGCAGAATATGGCGGTGCTTTCAAAATAACTGATGGCTTTGTGGCACAATTTGGCAAAGACCGCGTTCGTAATACGCCTATTTGCGAAAGCGCCGTAGTTTCAACCGCAATGGGATTGTCCATTAATGGATATAAAGCGATTGTCGAAATGCAATTTGCCGACTTTGTATCCACAGGATTTAATCCAATCGTAAATTTACTGGCCAAATCACATTACCGCTGGTTGGAAAAAGCCGATGTGGTTGTTAGAATGCCTTGTGGAGGCGGAACTCAGGCGGGACCTTTTCATTCCCAAACCAATGAAGCCTGGTTTACCAAAACTCCAGGTTTAAAAGTCGTTTACCCAGCCTTTCCCTATGATGTCAAAGGTTTGCTCAATGCTTCAATCAACGACCCAAATCCAGTGCTTTTCTTCGAACACAAACAATTATACAGAAGTTTGTCCCAAGACGTTCCTAAAGATTATTACACCATTCCATTAGGGAAAGCCGCTTTATTAAAAGAAGGAAATGATGTTACTATCATCTCTTTTGGAGCTGCAGTCCATTGGGCATTGGAAACATTGGACAAAAACCCTGAAATAAAGGCAGATGTATTGGATTTAAGAACACTTCAACCTTTGGATACCGAAGCGATTTACACCTCGGTTAAAAAGACAGGAAAAGTGATTATTTATCAAGAAGATTCTATGTTTGGTGGTGTTGCCAGCGATATTTCGGCTTTGATTATGGAAAATTGTTTCGAATACTTGGATGCTCCTGTAAAACGCGTAGCGAGTTTGGATTCACCAATTCCGTTTACAAAAGCACTAGAAGATCAGTATTTGCCGAAAGGCCGATTCGAAACGGAATTAAAAGCTCTTTTGGAGTATTAA